A single genomic interval of Alteromonas sp. CI.11.F.A3 harbors:
- a CDS encoding BadF/BadG/BcrA/BcrD ATPase family protein, giving the protein MVDQSYYIGVDGGGTHCRVQLEDEQGNVLSCAEAGSANIMTNAAVAMQSIINASEKAISAISKPISAISKPISAVDKHDSATGERERSAIKLNQIHLAAGLAGANIPSALNEFLRLHHPFKSITVISDLHAACLGAHNGQPGALIICGTGSAATVFSGSSTRTNSHQFNDKGGYGLSISDNASGGWLGLEAVKHCLLVLDELIPQSLLFTSVCDSLAVTNAHELVTKVAGFKGKEFGALAPSVVAAYEKGCPAAKGLIQQGASYLNAVAVTLTGKTIVDKTSREKAFNNQDLPLCLVGGLSHVYQPLISADLQARLIEPKSSPQAGVIQYVKQQAALA; this is encoded by the coding sequence ATGGTAGACCAGAGTTATTACATTGGCGTGGATGGCGGCGGCACTCACTGCAGAGTGCAGTTAGAAGATGAGCAAGGTAACGTATTAAGCTGCGCCGAAGCAGGTTCTGCCAATATCATGACCAACGCTGCTGTCGCAATGCAGTCAATTATCAACGCTAGTGAAAAAGCCATTAGCGCAATAAGTAAGCCCATTAGCGCAATAAGTAAGCCCATTAGCGCAGTAGATAAGCACGATAGCGCAACAGGCGAGCGCGAAAGATCAGCAATCAAGCTCAATCAAATACATCTTGCCGCAGGGCTTGCTGGCGCAAATATCCCCAGCGCGTTAAACGAGTTTCTAAGGTTACACCACCCCTTCAAAAGCATAACCGTCATCAGCGATTTGCATGCCGCATGCCTTGGGGCGCATAACGGCCAACCAGGTGCATTGATTATCTGCGGTACTGGGTCGGCGGCTACGGTTTTTAGTGGCTCTAGCACCCGCACTAATTCGCACCAGTTTAATGATAAGGGCGGCTATGGCCTTTCAATTAGCGACAATGCAAGTGGTGGTTGGTTAGGCCTTGAAGCGGTTAAGCACTGCTTATTGGTGCTCGATGAACTTATTCCTCAGAGCCTCTTATTTACATCAGTTTGTGATAGCTTGGCCGTAACAAATGCACACGAATTGGTAACAAAAGTGGCGGGGTTTAAAGGAAAAGAGTTTGGCGCACTGGCACCATCTGTTGTGGCGGCCTATGAAAAAGGATGCCCCGCAGCTAAGGGACTTATTCAACAAGGTGCTAGCTACCTCAACGCTGTTGCTGTAACTCTTACCGGCAAGACAATTGTCGATAAGACATCGAGGGAGAAAGCATTCAATAATCAAGACTTGCCCCTTTGTTTAGTGGGTGGGCTAAGCCATGTGTATCAGCCATTAATAAGTGCTGATCTTCAAGCTAGGCTAATTGAACCCAAATCGTCACCTCAGGCAGGGGTTATTCAATACGTAAAACAACAGGCAGCACTGGCTTAA